In the genome of Corvus cornix cornix isolate S_Up_H32 chromosome 7, ASM73873v5, whole genome shotgun sequence, the window aaattttaaaaagaaaatgtctatGTTTGCCAGCCACATTGCATAACTGAACAGAATGCAGTCACCTGTCTGCTTCCGTTTAACACAGGAGAGATGAGTTGGTCTAGTATATTTGATAGCAGGTTTTAAAATGATTTTCCTGGAGGGAGAGTGGGCCTGAACTTCAGTTTTTTTAGCAAGTTCAGCTTTCTTATACACTGCTATGGacaaaaagaacacaaaaacaTAGAATCAGAAACAAACCTCAGCAAACCATTTCATATGATTAATACATCAAGTGTCAGGCCCACTGCTCCACAACTCCAACCCAACGCATTGCTTCTTCATAGGAACAAATCCTACGCTGGAAGAGGGGGAGCACTGGTGCATTGGTTCAGATGCATTACCCAGTGATCAGTGGGGATGCCTACAATGAAATAGGACCAGTGGAGCAGTGAGCCTTGCACATGGCTTCTCACATAATTGTACAATATCTCATTAGAAACCACTACCGTTAATAATGTTATGGTGCACATCACGTATAACAGAGTAACCAGATACTGtaaaacagtaagaaaagaaaaaaattgtaatagGAGTGTTAAATgaaccttttttccttctcacttcATCTCTGGAGAGTGTGCTAGGTTCCTTTTTAgctattttcctttcaggagTGGAAATCCTGCCTCTCCCAGTTTTAAaaggtttctcttttttatgCTTATCAAGAGATGATCTTCGCaattctctctctgctttctcctctttAGGAACAGTCTCTAACTGTTCAGTCATGATGCTCCTATCATCATCTGTAGGATCAGAGCAAATtacaacaacaaagaaaagattAGTAACAAATGTTAACAATAGTtaggaggagcagggaaaaagtAGTTGAAGACAGAGCAGatgattaaattaaaatttaatttttaccatttttctgaAACATGCTGAGATTACTTTTATAACTgtaataattttgcttttcaatcATTATGATTTGGAAGCAAAAATATTcaacagacaaaacagaaaggatAATGCACACCTTGAGTGTCTGCCCAGAGACTGTCTGTGTCCATGATGGAGTCATCAATTGTTGTTTCATCTTTGTAGTCATCACACGTCTCCGTTTTGTAGTTAGTGAGCAGGATTTCTTCTCTCTGGGGTGAAGCAGGAGCCTCTCGGGAGCCTTCCTTCGGCTCAACTTCCACTTCTTCAACATCAAGGTCCTCTTCAGCCTGGGAGTCTCCTGTTTCGATGTCCTCCTGCTGAGTAGCAGCAAAGCGCACACTGTGAGAAGCAGATTCACCCTCATCAACTGTTGTCTGCACCACTGTGATAAAGTCATCCTCCACTGTCACCACTGATTCAATAATGCCTTTCAATTCAGGCAGTGCTTCTGGGCTACCCTTGGCTCCCATTTCTTCAGTAGCAGGCTTGCCAAAGTCTGGGGGCATTTCTGATACAAGATGCTGTTTATcctcttcttttgcttcttgCCCTGCTTCCACCTCTTCTTCCTCATATTCTTCCCCTTTCAGggctccagctgccagctcaCATGGCAGCAGCTTTTGGGTTTCCATAGGTTTCACAGCTCTATCAAGAATCTCTTCAACTTCCTCTACAGGTTGTGGTATGCTCTCCATCTGAATCTCAGCAGGCTCCTCCTGAAGAGGCTCAGCTTTTGGAAAGAGGAGTTCCACAGAAGTCCCCTTTGCTGGTAACTGTGTAGGCATCTCTTCCCCAGACATGGCAGGTTTTGGATGTTCTGCTTTGATATCCTCTGGTTTCACAGATTCTCCATTCAAACTTTCTTGGGCTTGATCATGTTCTCCACTAGATTCATAAGACTCCTCTTTATCAACTGCTTCTTGGTGTACCAGATCTGGCTTAGCTACTTTCtccttaatttctgtttctgacagTTTGGTGCTGTCCTTCACATAACTAGGCTCAGTCCTGGAAAGTACATCTGCATCCTCTGCTTCTCTGGAGAAGATGGTCTCGTCTTTCTGCTGAGTGTCTTTGGGTTCAGGCTCTGCTCTTTTAAGAGAGGCTTTGTCCTTCCctaaaggaagagaaacaacCTCACTAATCTTAGCGTCTAACTTATTCTGATATTCTTGGTCAGCTCTCCTTGCAGCCACCTCCATATCATGCTTAATAGCATTGTAATCTGGTTTAACTGGAGCTTCTATCTCAGCTATTTCAGGAACAACACTAAGagccttctccttctccatcaacaaacaaacagaatcCTTTTCTATTGCTATCTCTGAAGCAGAAATTCTGTCATACATGGTATCGGCAGGTAAATGAACTTTATTAGCCacactttcttctttcctttctaacATTGCCTCAGCTCTTGTCATCTCTGGTTCTACCCCTTTAATGGAACAGACCTCTTTAGAGTCAACTTGATCTTCACTTTTTTCTAGCACAGTATccagtttctcctttttctcctgctcaaAGTCCCTCACCAGAATGGGCTCACCATGCTGACCTAAGTCTTTTTCACTGAGGAAGTCTTCTGatttttcagcagctgccagcttcACTTCTATTAAAGACAGGTCAGGAGTGAGGCCACGTCTCAGTTTTTCATCTGTGCCTTCATAGAAGGGACAGGTTTCACTCGTTAAATTCTCACTGTCCTGAACTGGAGAAGGGAGTGGTACTGTGTACTTATTGAAAACACAGTAGCCCAAGTCTTCCAGCTGACTTTCAGCTTTTAGAATTACGTGGTTTTCATTTGTTACaggtggcagggctgtgctgctgtcttCCACAATACTGTCAGAAGGAACTGACTTCTTCTGTGCTGCCTCAGCATCTGCACTCACAGAGGCTAATCTAGATCTTGTCCCTGCCAAATCTAACATTTCAGGCAGGTCAGGAGCCAGGACAGCCCCATTTTTGTAGTAATCTTTGGCCTGGAAAGATGGCTCAGCCAAGGTCTCAGGCTGGGCTTTTTCTTCTACCATGTGCTTATCTTCCTCTCTACTCTCAGTGGGGAAGCAGGGGGCCTTCTCCAGTGCTGGTGTGGTTGCTGGCAAGTAGTCATCACCTTCATCCATACTTCCACTAGTGTTTGTTAGAATATCTGAAGCGAGGGGAGAAAGATCATGTGCACGACCAAAACTAAATCCTAGGGCTATTGAATCCAGGCAGGACATGGGCAAGTTAATAGACATACTTCTCTGTTCAATTGCAGATCTCCCCCCAAGTCCCAGGCTCCTGCTCAGAGTTAGGTCATCTTTGTTTTTACTGTGAAGTTCTCTCTTATCCCCATAGACTTTGGGGTCAATAGTGAACATTCTTTCTGTTGGGGAACTAGGTTCTTCAGATGTGTCTGGTGTATAGCTCTGAGCCAGGGTACTGTACCCCATTTCACGAGTATGCACATTCTGCTGCTGATTCAATTCTGTCTGtaattcttcctcttcctcctcctcttcataTTCAGGTATTAGACGACCTCTCTGATAAGGCTCATATTTACTCTCTTTAGTGTCACTTAGCTCATAGTAATCACTGCTTTGTTTCAGACCATCTGCTTTAAATGCTTCCTCCTTCAGAGCAGAGGTTTCAAAATACTTCGACATTCCTGATTGATCCTCCTCTTCTTTCAGTTGATGAGGAGCTGAAACACTTGTCTTAGCAGTATCTTCTTTAACATCTTTCTCTTGAGAAGCTTCAAGAGTAGGAGTCTTCTCAGTGGTTAAACCTGGTACCTCAGGAGCTTTCTCTGTTACTCTGGATAACTGAGTGCTATCAGGGTGCTCTACTGTTTTATCAAGGGTCAGTTCATGGCTCAACTTAGCTGGGGGTACCTGCATGCTTTGCTGCGTCTCCCTTttcacatctgctgctgctgagagctcACTTTggtccatttctttttctgctttgagaGTATCAGGTGACTTTTTAGCTTCACCATCCTTTTGAAAGTCTGTTTTGTCTAGGGAGCCTGTCTTAACTTCAGGTTTTGCAGTAAATTTACCATTATCTAACATTTGAGCCTCCCCTTTATCATAGAAGTCATACCTTTCTTCCTCATCGCTCTCATCCTTAGTCATGTCCTTTTCCTCCCCCCATggagggatttttggggtgCTTGGAGTTTTCAAGCCATCTACAGTTACTGCTGAGACTTCTTGTAGAGATAATGTCCTGTCTTTGTGGATCTGTTCATCTTTACTGAGATTTTTGGCCAACAGTTGGTCAGTGGGTTCCTGGTGTGTTTTGAAACCATCTTTGAGTGAAAGCTCCTGCGGGAGAGCAAGAGATGGGCCTGAAGGAAGTTCACTTTTGGCTGCTTCTGCCTTGGGTTCTGGTAGCAATAGAGAACTTTCACCATGGCTGATGGCACCACCTTTGACATCTTTGAGGTTGTCTTGAAATTTGATAGCCATAGCTTGATTGGTTGATGAGGGCATACCTACAGTCCT includes:
- the MAP2 gene encoding microtubule-associated protein 2 isoform X22; this encodes MVQKFFLKGTERFPCSTTRHSILSPAYSEVSARIVQVVTAEAVAVLKGEQEKEAQHKDQPGSLPLAVEESANLPPSPPPSPASEQTGVLEEDLFAATKMEFHVQEGTRPFAEEPLDTKQHDSGKDSKTVEQPKYDALVPQSAKAEAADKKDSESKDKEKMLSYPSEWILKTDSQKKGEASFAEPAAKPPAPQEQKHLSSQLPEESRTEERTVGMPSSTNQAMAIKFQDNLKDVKGGAISHGESSLLLPEPKAEAAKSELPSGPSLALPQELSLKDGFKTHQEPTDQLLAKNLSKDEQIHKDRTLSLQEVSAVTVDGLKTPSTPKIPPWGEEKDMTKDESDEEERYDFYDKGEAQMLDNGKFTAKPEVKTGSLDKTDFQKDGEAKKSPDTLKAEKEMDQSELSAAADVKRETQQSMQVPPAKLSHELTLDKTVEHPDSTQLSRVTEKAPEVPGLTTEKTPTLEASQEKDVKEDTAKTSVSAPHQLKEEEDQSGMSKYFETSALKEEAFKADGLKQSSDYYELSDTKESKYEPYQRGRLIPEYEEEEEEEELQTELNQQQNVHTREMGYSTLAQSYTPDTSEEPSSPTERMFTIDPKVYGDKRELHSKNKDDLTLSRSLGLGGRSAIEQRSMSINLPMSCLDSIALGFSFGRAHDLSPLASDILTNTSGSMDEGDDYLPATTPALEKAPCFPTESREEDKHMVEEKAQPETLAEPSFQAKDYYKNGAVLAPDLPEMLDLAGTRSRLASVSADAEAAQKKSVPSDSIVEDSSTALPPVTNENHVILKAESQLEDLGYCVFNKYTVPLPSPVQDSENLTSETCPFYEGTDEKLRRGLTPDLSLIEVKLAAAEKSEDFLSEKDLGQHGEPILVRDFEQEKKEKLDTVLEKSEDQVDSKEVCSIKGVEPEMTRAEAMLERKEESVANKVHLPADTMYDRISASEIAIEKDSVCLLMEKEKALSVVPEIAEIEAPVKPDYNAIKHDMEVAARRADQEYQNKLDAKISEVVSLPLGKDKASLKRAEPEPKDTQQKDETIFSREAEDADVLSRTEPSYVKDSTKLSETEIKEKVAKPDLVHQEAVDKEESYESSGEHDQAQESLNGESVKPEDIKAEHPKPAMSGEEMPTQLPAKGTSVELLFPKAEPLQEEPAEIQMESIPQPVEEVEEILDRAVKPMETQKLLPCELAAGALKGEEYEEEEVEAGQEAKEEDKQHLVSEMPPDFGKPATEEMGAKGSPEALPELKGIIESVVTVEDDFITVVQTTVDEGESASHSVRFAATQQEDIETGDSQAEEDLDVEEVEVEPKEGSREAPASPQREEILLTNYKTETCDDYKDETTIDDSIMDTDSLWADTQDDDRSIMTEQLETVPKEEKAERELRRSSLDKHKKEKPFKTGRGRISTPERKIAKKEPSTLSRDEVRRKKAVYKKAELAKKTEVQAHSPSRKIILKPAIKYTRPTHLSCVKRKQTAAGGETNQAPAVFKQAKEKLSDGVSKSPEKRSSLPRPSSILPPRRGVSGDRDREENSLSLTTSLSSSVRRTTRSEPIRSRTGKSGTSTPTTPGSTAITPGTPPSYASRTPGTPGTPSYSRTPHTPGTPKSAILVPTEKKVAIIRTPPKSPATPKQLRVINQPLPDLKNVRSKIGSTDNIKYQPKGGQVRILNKKIDFSGIQSRCGSRDNIKHSAGGGNVQIVTKKIDLSHVTSKCGSLKNIHHKPGGGRVKIESVKLDFKEKAQAKVGSLENAHHVPGGGNVKIDSQKLNFREHAKARVDHGAEIITQSPGRSSMASPRRLSNVSSSGSINLLESPQLATLAEDVTAALAKQGL
- the MAP2 gene encoding microtubule-associated protein 2 isoform X2 yields the protein MELDDLQMRMRTDLAQVVWMLCWKCWEVRLLGRVGKSWHASVCPSRDTDSSVYSLGHRADWNLLFNDQKGTERFPCSTTRHSILSPAYSEEVSARIVQVVTAEAVAVLKGEQEKEAQHKDQPGSLPLAVEESANLPPSPPPSPASEQTGVLEEDLFAATKMEFHVQEGTRPFAEEPLDTKQHDSGKDSKTVEQPKYDALVPQSAKAEAADKKDSESKDKEKMLSYPSEWILKTDSQKKGEASFAEPAAKPPAPQEQKHLSSQLPEESRTEERTVGMPSSTNQAMAIKFQDNLKDVKGGAISHGESSLLLPEPKAEAAKSELPSGPSLALPQELSLKDGFKTHQEPTDQLLAKNLSKDEQIHKDRTLSLQEVSAVTVDGLKTPSTPKIPPWGEEKDMTKDESDEEERYDFYDKGEAQMLDNGKFTAKPEVKTGSLDKTDFQKDGEAKKSPDTLKAEKEMDQSELSAAADVKRETQQSMQVPPAKLSHELTLDKTVEHPDSTQLSRVTEKAPEVPGLTTEKTPTLEASQEKDVKEDTAKTSVSAPHQLKEEEDQSGMSKYFETSALKEEAFKADGLKQSSDYYELSDTKESKYEPYQRGRLIPEYEEEEEEEELQTELNQQQNVHTREMGYSTLAQSYTPDTSEEPSSPTERMFTIDPKVYGDKRELHSKNKDDLTLSRSLGLGGRSAIEQRSMSINLPMSCLDSIALGFSFGRAHDLSPLASDILTNTSGSMDEGDDYLPATTPALEKAPCFPTESREEDKHMVEEKAQPETLAEPSFQAKDYYKNGAVLAPDLPEMLDLAGTRSRLASVSADAEAAQKKSVPSDSIVEDSSTALPPVTNENHVILKAESQLEDLGYCVFNKYTVPLPSPVQDSENLTSETCPFYEGTDEKLRRGLTPDLSLIEVKLAAAEKSEDFLSEKDLGQHGEPILVRDFEQEKKEKLDTVLEKSEDQVDSKEVCSIKGVEPEMTRAEAMLERKEESVANKVHLPADTMYDRISASEIAIEKDSVCLLMEKEKALSVVPEIAEIEAPVKPDYNAIKHDMEVAARRADQEYQNKLDAKISEVVSLPLGKDKASLKRAEPEPKDTQQKDETIFSREAEDADVLSRTEPSYVKDSTKLSETEIKEKVAKPDLVHQEAVDKEESYESSGEHDQAQESLNGESVKPEDIKAEHPKPAMSGEEMPTQLPAKGTSVELLFPKAEPLQEEPAEIQMESIPQPVEEVEEILDRAVKPMETQKLLPCELAAGALKGEEYEEEEVEAGQEAKEEDKQHLVSEMPPDFGKPATEEMGAKGSPEALPELKGIIESVVTVEDDFITVVQTTVDEGESASHSVRFAATQQEDIETGDSQAEEDLDVEEVEVEPKEGSREAPASPQREEILLTNYKTETCDDYKDETTIDDSIMDTDSLWADTQDDDRSIMTEQLETVPKEEKAERELRRSSLDKHKKEKPFKTGRGRISTPERKIAKKEPSTLSRDEVRRKKAVYKKAELAKKTEVQAHSPSRKIILKPAIKYTRPTHLSCVKRKQTAGGETNQAPAVFKQAKEKLSDGVSKSPEKRSSLPRPSSILPPRRGVSGDRDREENSLSLTTSLSSSVRRTTRSEPIRSRTGKSGTSTPTTPGSTAITPGTPPSYASRTPGTPGTPSYSRTPHTPGTPKSAILVPTEKKVAIIRTPPKSPATPKQLRVINQPLPDLKNVRSKIGSTDNIKYQPKGGQVRILNKKIDFSGIQSRCGSRDNIKHSAGGGNVQIVTKKIDLSHVTSKCGSLKNIHHKPGGGRVKIESVKLDFKEKAQAKVGSLENAHHVPGGGNVKIDSQKLNFREHAKARVDHGAEIITQSPGRSSMASPRRLSNVSSSGSINLLESPQLATLAEDVTAALAKQGL
- the MAP2 gene encoding microtubule-associated protein 2 isoform X1, translating into MELDDLQMRMRTDLAQVVWMLCWKCWEVRLLGRVGKSWHASVCPSRDTDSSVYSLGHRADWNLLFNDQKGTERFPCSTTRHSILSPAYSEEVSARIVQVVTAEAVAVLKGEQEKEAQHKDQPGSLPLAVEESANLPPSPPPSPASEQTGVLEEDLFAATKMEFHVQEGTRPFAEEPLDTKQHDSGKDSKTVEQPKYDALVPQSAKAEAADKKDSESKDKEKMLSYPSEWILKTDSQKKGEASFAEPAAKPPAPQEQKHLSSQLPEESRTEERTVGMPSSTNQAMAIKFQDNLKDVKGGAISHGESSLLLPEPKAEAAKSELPSGPSLALPQELSLKDGFKTHQEPTDQLLAKNLSKDEQIHKDRTLSLQEVSAVTVDGLKTPSTPKIPPWGEEKDMTKDESDEEERYDFYDKGEAQMLDNGKFTAKPEVKTGSLDKTDFQKDGEAKKSPDTLKAEKEMDQSELSAAADVKRETQQSMQVPPAKLSHELTLDKTVEHPDSTQLSRVTEKAPEVPGLTTEKTPTLEASQEKDVKEDTAKTSVSAPHQLKEEEDQSGMSKYFETSALKEEAFKADGLKQSSDYYELSDTKESKYEPYQRGRLIPEYEEEEEEEELQTELNQQQNVHTREMGYSTLAQSYTPDTSEEPSSPTERMFTIDPKVYGDKRELHSKNKDDLTLSRSLGLGGRSAIEQRSMSINLPMSCLDSIALGFSFGRAHDLSPLASDILTNTSGSMDEGDDYLPATTPALEKAPCFPTESREEDKHMVEEKAQPETLAEPSFQAKDYYKNGAVLAPDLPEMLDLAGTRSRLASVSADAEAAQKKSVPSDSIVEDSSTALPPVTNENHVILKAESQLEDLGYCVFNKYTVPLPSPVQDSENLTSETCPFYEGTDEKLRRGLTPDLSLIEVKLAAAEKSEDFLSEKDLGQHGEPILVRDFEQEKKEKLDTVLEKSEDQVDSKEVCSIKGVEPEMTRAEAMLERKEESVANKVHLPADTMYDRISASEIAIEKDSVCLLMEKEKALSVVPEIAEIEAPVKPDYNAIKHDMEVAARRADQEYQNKLDAKISEVVSLPLGKDKASLKRAEPEPKDTQQKDETIFSREAEDADVLSRTEPSYVKDSTKLSETEIKEKVAKPDLVHQEAVDKEESYESSGEHDQAQESLNGESVKPEDIKAEHPKPAMSGEEMPTQLPAKGTSVELLFPKAEPLQEEPAEIQMESIPQPVEEVEEILDRAVKPMETQKLLPCELAAGALKGEEYEEEEVEAGQEAKEEDKQHLVSEMPPDFGKPATEEMGAKGSPEALPELKGIIESVVTVEDDFITVVQTTVDEGESASHSVRFAATQQEDIETGDSQAEEDLDVEEVEVEPKEGSREAPASPQREEILLTNYKTETCDDYKDETTIDDSIMDTDSLWADTQDDDRSIMTEQLETVPKEEKAERELRRSSLDKHKKEKPFKTGRGRISTPERKIAKKEPSTLSRDEVRRKKAVYKKAELAKKTEVQAHSPSRKIILKPAIKYTRPTHLSCVKRKQTAAGGETNQAPAVFKQAKEKLSDGVSKSPEKRSSLPRPSSILPPRRGVSGDRDREENSLSLTTSLSSSVRRTTRSEPIRSRTGKSGTSTPTTPGSTAITPGTPPSYASRTPGTPGTPSYSRTPHTPGTPKSAILVPTEKKVAIIRTPPKSPATPKQLRVINQPLPDLKNVRSKIGSTDNIKYQPKGGQVRILNKKIDFSGIQSRCGSRDNIKHSAGGGNVQIVTKKIDLSHVTSKCGSLKNIHHKPGGGRVKIESVKLDFKEKAQAKVGSLENAHHVPGGGNVKIDSQKLNFREHAKARVDHGAEIITQSPGRSSMASPRRLSNVSSSGSINLLESPQLATLAEDVTAALAKQGL
- the MAP2 gene encoding microtubule-associated protein 2 isoform X14; translation: MTCLIVKPEIKLPVTDKVTATPQDSSVYSLGHRADWNLLFNDQKGTERFPCSTTRHSILSPAYSEEVSARIVQVVTAEAVAVLKGEQEKEAQHKDQPGSLPLAVEESANLPPSPPPSPASEQTGVLEEDLFAATKMEFHVQEGTRPFAEEPLDTKQHDSGKDSKTVEQPKYDALVPQSAKAEAADKKDSESKDKEKMLSYPSEWILKTDSQKKGEASFAEPAAKPPAPQEQKHLSSQLPEESRTEERTVGMPSSTNQAMAIKFQDNLKDVKGGAISHGESSLLLPEPKAEAAKSELPSGPSLALPQELSLKDGFKTHQEPTDQLLAKNLSKDEQIHKDRTLSLQEVSAVTVDGLKTPSTPKIPPWGEEKDMTKDESDEEERYDFYDKGEAQMLDNGKFTAKPEVKTGSLDKTDFQKDGEAKKSPDTLKAEKEMDQSELSAAADVKRETQQSMQVPPAKLSHELTLDKTVEHPDSTQLSRVTEKAPEVPGLTTEKTPTLEASQEKDVKEDTAKTSVSAPHQLKEEEDQSGMSKYFETSALKEEAFKADGLKQSSDYYELSDTKESKYEPYQRGRLIPEYEEEEEEEELQTELNQQQNVHTREMGYSTLAQSYTPDTSEEPSSPTERMFTIDPKVYGDKRELHSKNKDDLTLSRSLGLGGRSAIEQRSMSINLPMSCLDSIALGFSFGRAHDLSPLASDILTNTSGSMDEGDDYLPATTPALEKAPCFPTESREEDKHMVEEKAQPETLAEPSFQAKDYYKNGAVLAPDLPEMLDLAGTRSRLASVSADAEAAQKKSVPSDSIVEDSSTALPPVTNENHVILKAESQLEDLGYCVFNKYTVPLPSPVQDSENLTSETCPFYEGTDEKLRRGLTPDLSLIEVKLAAAEKSEDFLSEKDLGQHGEPILVRDFEQEKKEKLDTVLEKSEDQVDSKEVCSIKGVEPEMTRAEAMLERKEESVANKVHLPADTMYDRISASEIAIEKDSVCLLMEKEKALSVVPEIAEIEAPVKPDYNAIKHDMEVAARRADQEYQNKLDAKISEVVSLPLGKDKASLKRAEPEPKDTQQKDETIFSREAEDADVLSRTEPSYVKDSTKLSETEIKEKVAKPDLVHQEAVDKEESYESSGEHDQAQESLNGESVKPEDIKAEHPKPAMSGEEMPTQLPAKGTSVELLFPKAEPLQEEPAEIQMESIPQPVEEVEEILDRAVKPMETQKLLPCELAAGALKGEEYEEEEVEAGQEAKEEDKQHLVSEMPPDFGKPATEEMGAKGSPEALPELKGIIESVVTVEDDFITVVQTTVDEGESASHSVRFAATQQEDIETGDSQAEEDLDVEEVEVEPKEGSREAPASPQREEILLTNYKTETCDDYKDETTIDDSIMDTDSLWADTQDDDRSIMTEQLETVPKEEKAERELRRSSLDKHKKEKPFKTGRGRISTPERKIAKKEPSTLSRDEVRRKKAVYKKAELAKKTEVQAHSPSRKIILKPAIKYTRPTHLSCVKRKQTAAGGETNQAPAVFKQAKEKLSDGVSKSPEKRSSLPRPSSILPPRRGVSGDRDREENSLSLTTSLSSSVRRTTRSEPIRSRTGKSGTSTPTTPGSTAITPGTPPSYASRTPGTPGTPSYSRTPHTPGTPKSAILVPTEKKVAIIRTPPKSPATPKQLRVINQPLPDLKNVRSKIGSTDNIKYQPKGGQVRILNKKIDFSGIQSRCGSRDNIKHSAGGGNVQIVTKKIDLSHVTSKCGSLKNIHHKPGGGRVKIESVKLDFKEKAQAKVGSLENAHHVPGGGNVKIDSQKLNFREHAKARVDHGAEIITQSPGRSSMASPRRLSNVSSSGSINLLESPQLATLAEDVTAALAKQGL
- the MAP2 gene encoding microtubule-associated protein 2 isoform X37, producing MAEDRKDEAKAPHWTSGQLTEASSHPHSPEIKDQGGASAGLVRSANGFSYQEDEELRLGSHEQPGTYAQTKENGINGELSSGNRETAEEVSARIVQVVTAEAVAVLKGEQEKEAQHKDQPGSLPLAVEESANLPPSPPPSPASEQTGVLEEATKMEFHVQEGTRPFAEEPLDTKQHDSGKDSKTVEQPKYDALVPQSAKAEAADKKDSESKDKEKMLSYPSEWILKTDSQKKGEASFAEPAAKPPAPQEQKHLSSQLPEESRTEERTVGMPSSTNQAMAIKFQDNLKDVKGGAISHGESSLLLPEPKAEAAKSELPSGPSLALPQELSLKDGFKTHQEPTDQLLAKNLSKDEQIHKDRTLSLQEVSAVTVDGLKTPSTPKIPPWGEEKDMTKDESDEEERYDFYDKGEAQMLDNGKFTAKPEVKTGSLDKTDFQKDGEAKKSPDTLKAEKEMDQSELSAAADVKRETQQSMQVPPAKLSHELTLDKTVEHPDSTQLSRVTEKAPEVPGLTTEKTPTLEASQEKDVKEDTAKTSVSAPHQLKEEEDQSGMSKYFETSALKEEAFKADGLKQSSDYYELSDTKESKYEPYQRGRLIPEYEEEEEEEELQTELNQQQNVHTREMGYSTLAQSYTPDTSEEPSSPTERMFTIDPKVYGDKRELHSKNKDDLTLSRSLGLGGRSAIEQRSMSINLPMSCLDSIALGFSFGRAHDLSPLASDILTNTSGSMDEGDDYLPATTPALEKAPCFPTESREEDKHMVEEKAQPETLAEPSFQAKDYYKNGAVLAPDLPEMLDLAGTRSRLASVSADAEAAQKKSVPSDSIVEDSSTALPPVTNENHVILKAESQLEDLGYCVFNKYTVPLPSPVQDSENLTSETCPFYEGTDEKLRRGLTPDLSLIEVKLAAAEKSEDFLSEKDLGQHGEPILVRDFEQEKKEKLDTVLEKSEDQVDSKEVCSIKGVEPEMTRAEAMLERKEESVANKVHLPADTMYDRISASEIAIEKDSVCLLMEKEKALSVVPEIAEIEAPVKPDYNAIKHDMEVAARRADQEYQNKLDAKISEVVSLPLGKDKASLKRAEPEPKDTQQKDETIFSREAEDADVLSRTEPSYVKDSTKLSETEIKEKVAKPDLVHQEAVDKEESYESSGEHDQAQESLNGESVKPEDIKAEHPKPAMSGEEMPTQLPAKGTSVELLFPKAEPLQEEPAEIQMESIPQPVEEVEEILDRAVKPMETQKLLPCELAAGALKGEEYEEEEVEAGQEAKEEDKQHLVSEMPPDFGKPATEEMGAKGSPEALPELKGIIESVVTVEDDFITVVQTTVDEGESASHSVRFAATQQEDIETGDSQAEEDLDVEEVEVEPKEGSREAPASPQREEILLTNYKTETCDDYKDETTIDDSIMDTDSLWADTQDDDRSIMTEQLETVPKEEKAERELRRSSLDKHKKEKPFKTGRGRISTPERKIAKKEPSTLSRDEVRRKKAVYKKAELAKKTEVQAHSPSRKIILKPAIKYTRPTHLSCVKRKQTAGGETNQAPAVFKQAKEKLSDGVSKSPEKRSSLPRPSSILPPRRGVSGDRDREENSLSLTTSLSSSVRRTTRSEPIRSRTGKSGTSTPTTPGSTAITPGTPPSYASRTPGTPGTPSYSRTPHTPGTPKSAILVPTEKKVAIIRTPPKSPATPKQLRVINQPLPDLKNVRSKIGSTDNIKYQPKGGQVQIVTKKIDLSHVTSKCGSLKNIHHKPGGGRVKIESVKLDFKEKAQAKVGSLENAHHVPGGGNVKIDSQKLNFREHAKARVDHGAEIITQSPGRSSMASPRRLSNVSSSGSINLLESPQLATLAEDVTAALAKQGL